The DNA region CGTCCAGAGCGCGCGTTCGGTGTCGTGGCTATCCAGCAGGTTCATCAGCGCGAAGTACGACGCGGTGGGATAGTTCTCGCGGATGGACTCGAGCCGTGCCGCGAACTCCGACGGCAGCAGCCGCCGCCCGCTGTCCGGGAACCCCTTGGCATCGAACGGTTGCGGCGCGAGCAACCCGAGCACGGCGTCGCGCAGCCGATAGTTCATCGTGGCATCGGCCGTGTCGCCGCGCAGGTGCCGCAGCAGCACCGAGTCCTTCTGCCAGAGCTCGCCGATGATGAGCGCGTCCGCTCGGGTGTCCTTCACGGCGCTGCGAAACGCTTCCCAGTAGCCCGCCGGGAACGACGTGTCGCCCATGACGTCGAGGCGCCAGCCGGCGGCGCCCTGTCGCAGCCACTGGCGAGCCACGCTGCCCTGCCCTGTCAGGAAGAAGGCGTGCACGGCCGGCACGGACTTGTTCAGCACCGGCAGGCTGTCGAAGCCGAACCAGCCGGCGTAAGCGGTGTCGTTGCCTCCCGGAGACGACGGCGCGCACGGGCCGGGTTCGCTCGCCGGCCTGAAGTAGAACCAGGGACGGAAGGGAGAGGCGCCGGATTCGCAGGCGCCGACCCTCTGGTAGCGCCGGTACCGGTCGAACCAGGATCCGTCGGACGACACGTGATTGAAGACGCCGTCGAGCAGCAGCCGCATGCCGCGCTGCTGGGTGCGCTTGACGAGGTTCTCCCAGTCCTTGGCCGTGCCAAGGGCCGGGTCGATGCGCAGGTAGTCCTGCGTGTCGTAGCCGTGGTTGGACGCGGCGTCGAAGATCGGGTTGAGGTAGAGCGTGTTCACGCCGAGGGCCTGCAGGTACTCGACCTGCTGGTCGATCCCGCGGAGATCGCCGCCGAAGTAGTCGCGCCCGCGCGGCATCTCGACCAGCGGACTCCAGCTCGGCGGCGCGGGATCGAAACGCCACGGGCAGTTGGTCGCGGCATCGGCGTAGTTCCGGCAGTAGCCTTCGGGCAGGGTCTGCCAGTCGAGCGCGAGCACCGGATCGGCGTAGCGCGCGCTTCCGGTGCGCAGGTCGTTGTTGGCGCGCCCGTTGCGGAAGCGGTCCGGGAAGATCTGGTAGATGACCGCACCGGGCGCCCAACTCGGGACGGTGAATCCGGGCACGTGGAACAACAGCGCGTAGCTGTAGTCCAGGATGTCGTCGCTCACAATCCCGCGTCCGCCATCGAGCGACGGATGGTCGGCGTAGTAGGCCGTGTCGGTGCCGTCGGACACGATGAAGCGGTACCAGAGGGTCTCGGGCTGCCCCCGCTGGACGGTCGCCTCCCACAAGTCGCACCCGGGACTGCTGGTGGACGATGGCGAGCAGGGCACGTCGCTGGCGACCACCTGCATGGGCAGCACCTGTTCGGCGCCGGCATCGGTGTCGTAGACCCGCAGCGTGACCGCTGTCACGTCGGCGTGGTAGGTGCGGAAGCGGAGGGTGACGCGAGTTCCGGCCGGCACGGCGCCGCCCGGGGATCGATACAGGGTGTCGCGCGAGTCGTGCAGCAGGCCGTCCCACTGCACGGTGTTGTCGGGTAGGGGCGCCCCGCCGCTCACCGTCAGCACGTGCGTGACCGAGTCGTACGAGAAGATCGCGACGCCACTGGCGCCCACCGTGAAGGCGACGTTCGCGCCGTTGAGGGCGCCACCCGCGCCGTAGTTCTCGTCCCAGCCCTCGTTGATGGCGACCTTTGCTTCGTACGCCCCGGCCGGCACGCCCGTGGCGGTGAAGGTGTAGGTGCCGTCGCCCTCGGGGTCCTGCAGCCACGACCGCAGGCATCCCGGGTCCCAGTCAGAGCCGCAGCCCAGCTCGGACTGGTGGCTGCCGGCCACGACGGCGATCACGCTGGTGCGATTGGTCGTGACCCAGTGCGACTTGTGGTCGTAGTAGAACTTCACGCTCGCGGCGCTGGCGAGCGGGAGCTGGATGTTCGCGCCGCCGGGCCCGCCGTAGCTCTCGTCCCAGGAGCCGTTCAGTGCCGCCTTGAACTCGTGGGCGCCCGCAGGCACCGTGAACGTCCCCTGCCACACGTCGTCGCCGGCGTCGTACGTCAGGGCGGTGACGGCGCATTCGGGCTGCCAGTCACCCGGGCATCCCAGCTCCGACTGGAGGTTGCCGGCGATGGTCACCGAGGTGGGCGCCGGACTCCCCGCGAGGAGGGGCGGAGCCAGACGTACGGCGGCCAGCAGGCCGCACACGAGGACAGCGACGGTCGTTCGGTCTCTCCGGGCGGGGTCAAGCGTGCTCGCCTCGAGCGAGTGGCCCGGGAGCGGGCGGCCGGGGCGGGTTCGGCGGCGTGGGATGCCCCGGGGCCAGGGCGAGCCGCGCCGGTTGACTTCTGCGGAGTTCCGGGGACAATACTGAAGGTTCCCGCGCGTGCGGGCTTAGCATAGTGGTAATGCTCTGGCTTCCCAAGCCAGCTAGACGGGTTCGATTCCCGTAGCCCGCTCCACCAACCCACGCTGCATCAACGACCTACAGCTTGCCAACCGGGCTGTTCCCCGATTTCTCCATCGCGAACGGATCAGTCAGCAGGCGGATCGCAGGCTCACGTCCGCCCTCGGCCAGGTGCATTGTCGTGGACGTGGACATCTGACAGGGGTATCGCCGTGGCCGACGCCATCATCCTCCGCTTCTCCCACCCCGCCTTCCCGCCAGGGCGGGTGCAAGGGTTCTCCTTGATCTGGGCCTTCTACGTGAAGGGCTTCATCCCCGAGACGCATTGCCAGTGCTGCTTCAAGGGGCTCCGCGCGCCGAACTTCCACTCTCGCAATGCCTCCAGTGGCGTGGACATCATCCTCGACCTCCTGGACGTGTCACCGATCGTCTACATCTGCGGCGTGGCGATGGGACCGGAAGACCAGCGGAAGTACCGGAACCTCCATCTGCCTGTCCGGTACGAGGAGGGCTCGACGACGTCAGCGACGACGTACAACGGCTACACGGTCGAAGTGACGAACGCCAGGGCGCTGCCCATTCCTCCCGTGCCTGACGGCTACAACGGCCTGCCCCCGCACCACACGCGCTGCAAGAACTTCCAGTTCGGGTTGGCGACGTTCGGCACTCGGCAATCGGCGCCGAGAGCGTGACGAGGTTCGAGCAGCACGTGTGGGACGGGCCGAAGTCTGCGCCGCTCAGGAGGGCACCGATGGATGCCCGGGCGCTGCCTTGGCCGACGCCGCCCTGATCAACTCGGCAACGGCGTCAGGCGCTTCAAAGTTGGGTGCGTGCCCCACCCCTTCGATACGATGCAGTCGCGCTCCCCGGATGCCCTCAACGAGCGCATCGGCGTGTACGGGCGGAGACGTTCTGTCCAGCGTGCCGACAACCACGGTGCAGGGCACCTGTACGACGCCCCTGGCCAGCAGATGCACGGCACCCGCCGCGGACGCAAGAGTGACGAGCCCTGCGACGAAGAGCGGCATGCATCCGCCTTTCGCAAGTGTTTCGGACCACGCTCCTCCGACCGACGGGAGCCCGCTCCACCCCTTCGCCGATTCCCGACACAGCAGCAGGACCGGCAGCGACGTTCAGCCGCCCGTGACCAACGCGTCGGGGATCTCGTGGCGCTCGCCCGACGGGAACGTGACGATCGTCGTGTCGCCCTTCCGCTCGACCGACATGGCCTCGCTGGCGTCCGACGCCGTCGGCTTGCCCTTCTCGAACAGGATGTTCCGGACGCCGGCCGTGCCGAGTTCGATCTCCACGGTGGCCGTGCCGTCACGGCCCCGACGAATCACGCCGGCCTTGCACGGCTTGGGCGTCTTGTCGGTGTCGTACGGATTGGCCACGCACGGGATCGAGGCTTCCGCGTGGCGATGCGTGCCCGGCACGAGCGCATCGGCCGACGAGGCGAGCGGACGCAACGGCGCGCCGGTCACGCCGATCGTCAGCGCATAGCTGGTGGCTGCCCCCCGACGGGCGATCGCCCTGATCAGGTAGACGCGCACCTTGTAGTCGCCGTCGGCAGGCAGGCGGCCCTTGTACGAGGCCGCGCCATCGGAGACGTACATGGCCGCGTCGGCGCTGCCCGGCGGCAGCACGTTGAACGAGGTCGACTTGTTGGTCGGCGCCAGGGTGACGGTGATCGTCTGGCCGGCCGCCGCCTTGACCACGTAGTCGATGGTCTCGTCACCCTTCAACTGCCCCTTGATCGCCGCCGACGAGGCGCCGGCCGCGAACGCGACCCGTTCGGCCTTTGGCGGGGGCGGCTGGGCAATGGCGGTCGAGGCCAGCGACAGGGCGCCGAGCGCCACGACCAGGCACGGACGGATGAGCAAGCGCATCCCCTGACTCTAGCGTTAGGGCGGCTACAGGCGAAAGCCGATTTCCGCCACGAGCCGTAACGGCAGAGAACGGCCGGGTGGGACACCCGGCCCTACCGGTGTGGAGTCTCGGCCCTGAGCCGCGAACGGGATGGGCCGCGTCGGCCCGCGGCCCGACGGTTGTGTCAGGACCTGAGCCCTGAGCCTTGAGCCCTCTTCTATCGCCGGGTGCGAGAGGTGCCACGGGCATCCCGGGGCCCGAACACCGCCACCGCAACTCCGGTGCCCCCCAGCAACAGCACGCCGCCGAGCCAGATGAGGACGGGCGCGAGGAACTCGATGCGCCGGTCCACGCGGGCGCGCATCGGCTGGCTCGCATCGTA from Luteitalea sp. TBR-22 includes:
- a CDS encoding alpha/beta fold hydrolase; translated protein: MPLFVAGLVTLASAAGAVHLLARGVVQVPCTVVVGTLDRTSPPVHADALVEGIRGARLHRIEGVGHAPNFEAPDAVAELIRAASAKAAPGHPSVPS
- a CDS encoding alpha-amylase family glycosyl hydrolase, with amino-acid sequence MTIAGNLQSELGCPGDWQPECAVTALTYDAGDDVWQGTFTVPAGAHEFKAALNGSWDESYGGPGGANIQLPLASAASVKFYYDHKSHWVTTNRTSVIAVVAGSHQSELGCGSDWDPGCLRSWLQDPEGDGTYTFTATGVPAGAYEAKVAINEGWDENYGAGGALNGANVAFTVGASGVAIFSYDSVTHVLTVSGGAPLPDNTVQWDGLLHDSRDTLYRSPGGAVPAGTRVTLRFRTYHADVTAVTLRVYDTDAGAEQVLPMQVVASDVPCSPSSTSSPGCDLWEATVQRGQPETLWYRFIVSDGTDTAYYADHPSLDGGRGIVSDDILDYSYALLFHVPGFTVPSWAPGAVIYQIFPDRFRNGRANNDLRTGSARYADPVLALDWQTLPEGYCRNYADAATNCPWRFDPAPPSWSPLVEMPRGRDYFGGDLRGIDQQVEYLQALGVNTLYLNPIFDAASNHGYDTQDYLRIDPALGTAKDWENLVKRTQQRGMRLLLDGVFNHVSSDGSWFDRYRRYQRVGACESGASPFRPWFYFRPASEPGPCAPSSPGGNDTAYAGWFGFDSLPVLNKSVPAVHAFFLTGQGSVARQWLRQGAAGWRLDVMGDTSFPAGYWEAFRSAVKDTRADALIIGELWQKDSVLLRHLRGDTADATMNYRLRDAVLGLLAPQPFDAKGFPDSGRRLLPSEFAARLESIRENYPTASYFALMNLLDSHDTERALWTLTPGAETAADKEWNPANLAVGKRNFALASMIQFFMPGAPTVYYGDEVGVTGDDDPDDRRTYPWPDLGGTPDLDLFGHYQSLIAVRRQSAALIAGDLRTLLADDANDLVALGRRTDAHAAALLINRGDTPWTFAVPMSGFVPEGTSFHVAHGVGAAPGATVSVEGLALTVDVPAQGALLLLTGAIDLTPPPPATDLRVTAEQDGRVSLAWSAVPGAAAYVVHRSPVSGGGFTPVSTALGTTTFTDTGLRNGTPYYYVVRTLDEVGNEGASSNEVRAMPRLSIGWANLQWPPTITHTISAVTRTSSVYGQAWIDGVTNQPGPTPSLRAQLGYGPSGSDPAAGAWTWVDAAFHTDAGNNDEFVASLLPEATGAFDYAYRYSTTNGGEWIYADLDGTGNGYAPASAGKLTVQASSDTTAPATPAGVSVVGPPPRASASHGRWDQLIRRCTVTRSCGRPPAVDRMCRWPWWPAPRATRIRRSLPGRPSTTCFVRSTCRSTARPCLPRSPRRPRRGR